The genomic window GTTTGTAACTTTTGTTTTCCTCTAGATAATTGTGTTCTAGATGCCACTTCAGAGATATTTAGTATTTCTGAGATTTCGCTGTGGTCGTAACCTTCAATTAAATAGAGCATGACGACATACCTGTATTTTTCGGGCAATTCTTCAATTGCTGTTTTTACATCTTCAATGGTTATGTCATCATCAACCAACCACTCATTTTCATCTTTAGCATCAATCACATTAAGATGATGCTCTTCCAATTCAATCAATCGTTGTTTTTTCGATTTTAAAACATCAATACATCTATTCACCACAATACGTTTTAACCACGCGCCAAAACTTACTTCGGCTCTGTACTGATCTAATCTTGAAAATGCTTTGATAAAGGCTTCTTGCACAATA from Winogradskyella sp. MH6 includes these protein-coding regions:
- a CDS encoding RNA polymerase sigma factor; its protein translation is MNTFQIHIVEKCKQNDRQAQIQLYRQYCDGMLIVALRFVKDTMEAEDIVQEAFIKAFSRLDQYRAEVSFGAWLKRIVVNRCIDVLKSKKQRLIELEEHHLNVIDAKDENEWLVDDDITIEDVKTAIEELPEKYRYVVMLYLIEGYDHSEISEILNISEVASRTQLSRGKQKLQTVLKREKNGTRS